The Macadamia integrifolia cultivar HAES 741 chromosome 3, SCU_Mint_v3, whole genome shotgun sequence genome segment TCAAAAAGCTTACGACTCGCTATCATGGGATTTTTCATTCGCAACCTTGGAAAAATTTGGCTTTTCTATGAAGTGGATTTCATGGATCCATCACTTGCTAGTTTCCTCTAGAGTCTCTGTCTTAGTAAACGGTGGCCCTATGGGGTTTTTtgaagtgggtagaagcttacATCAAGGTGACCCAATATCTCTCATATTGTTTATTCTGGCCGAAGAGGTCCTTTGTAGAGGTATGAAGGCAATGATTCACGAGGGGCTGTTGAAGTCACTTCCAGGCCCTAGAGGTGTGTCTACTTCTTCTCACTTACTTTTTACTgatgacatttttatttttatgaatgtaTCAACAAAATATGTGAAGAGCCTACAATCTTTTTTGGTTAAATATCAGGCTTTCTCTGGTAAAAAATTTAACCTTGAAAAGAGTAGCTTGTTTTTTGGAAAAAGTGGCCCCCCACAGAAAACACTATATTTTTGACCTTTTGGGTATTCAACCAGCTAGATTACCTACAAAATACTTGAGGGTGGAAATTTTTAAAGGGAGAGTTAAAAAAGATTTTTTGTTCCATTTACTGGATAAGATAAAGGGTAGATTGGCCAATTGGAAGGGTAAGTTATTATCTATGGCAAGAAAGGTTGAGTTGGTGAGGTCAATGATTTCAAGCATCCCAATTCACAATTTTggtatttattggtggcctgattCCTCCATTAAATTGGTGGAAAGATGGATGCACAACTTCATCTGGTCAGGGGATATggaattgtttaaaaaaaaatgtagtcaAATGAGAGGACACTTGCAAACCCAAATGCGAGAGAGGTTTAGGAATAAGGAGGTTGCAAGATGTAAATTTTGCATGTTTATGTAAATTGCTTTTTTTTACAGAACtacaaattttattaaaagaagtcaGAGAAGGAACAAATCCTTCCCAGAAAAGCAAAGGTTACAAGAAAGGTgaaggtgggggtggggggggggggggggggggggatggaacCACCAGacatgagaaagagagaacaaagaagcaCCCTTAGCAAGAAAATGTGCCTCCCTATTTGACTCACGAAGAACAAACCTAAAGGTTACAGAAGAAATAGAACCTATTAATCTCAACAAATTATCAACAATCGAACGAGCAGCCCAATCTAACGAGGCATTGCGCCTATTACATGCCACAACCAGAGGCAAataatcacttcaaatcaaaacAGCAGAGAGATTTAATGACACAGCAAGAAGGACGCCATCACGGATTGCTTCAGCTTCTGTAGCCATAGCAGGGTAACAGAGTCCACTACGGCAGTAAGCCACATAGAAATCCCCAGATGAAGATTCAATGATAATTCCTCTACTGCCTTTGCAAGTTGAAGCCCTCCAAGCACCATCCGTATGCACAACTGAGCACTCAGGTTGAAGCAGCCCCGTAGCGACCTCTCTCAGCCAAGGCCTACCAGGGACAGAAAGGGTTTCAGAATGAATGTGTCCTGCAATGGATGCAGCAACCGCAGTTAAAACTCCTTAAAGATCAAGGGGGTACGATTGAAAACTACGCCATTTCTACTCTTCCAAATCTGCCAGATCACCGAAGACCAAAGAATATGAAAATCTTGCATATTAGGCACAGATTTATATACTTCACAAAAACGAAATTTAACCAATCCCTGAAACACTGACCATGGAACAGCGCATGCACAATAGATTCATCCTTACTGCTACATAGTGGACATAGAGTATCAGCGGCCAGATGTCTTATAAAGAGAACGTTTTTTACTGCAATAGAGTTAGAGCAACACTTCCAAATGAAGAATCTTATTTTGGGAACAATATTGAGGTTCCAAAGGACAACCCAAAAGGGATCAAAAGATGCAGATCCAGTTGAGAGCCGGGCTAGAGATGTATAATAAGCAGACCTTACAGAGAAAATTCCTGATTTTGACAATCCCCAGACCCAACTGTCATCTTTTGAAGACAAACAAAGGGGCCAACTGTCATCTTTTGGAGACAAACAAAGGGGAATTTGGGAAATGGCCTTTACCTCATCTTCCATAAAGATAGATCTAAGGAGAGGTAAGTTCCATTTCCTAACAGTAT includes the following:
- the LOC122074792 gene encoding uncharacterized protein LOC122074792, which produces MHTVRKWNLPLLRSIFMEDEVKAISQIPLCLSPKDDSWPLCLSSKDDSWVWGLSKSGIFSVRSAYYTSLARLSTGSASFDPFWVVLWNLNIVPKIRFFIWKCCSNSIAVKNVLFIRHLAADTLCPLCSSKDESIVHALFHGHIHSETLSVPGRPWLREVATGLLQPECSVVHTDGAWRASTCKGSRGIIIESSSGDFYVAYCRSGLCYPAMATEAEAIRDGVLLAVSLNLSAVLI